In Acinetobacter sp. TGL-Y2, a genomic segment contains:
- a CDS encoding IS5 family transposase, translated as MNKPTPKIYRTTNWSSYNRTLINRGNISIWFDPNTQWYAQPKAKHGRNHTYSDTAIQCCLMIKSLFRLSLRMVTGFVQSLIKLCGLDWAAPDYSTICRRQKHIDIAISYQKSSDGLHLLVDSTGLKFLGEGEWKRKKHQPEYRRQWRKLHIGIDAKTLQIRAVQLTTNNVSDSQVLEGLLAQIPLDEKIDSVYTDGAYDTKHCRQVILDRDAHAVIPPRKNAKPWKDQTPRSMQRNDSLNTINLAKQCFSGRAIWKKWSGYHQRSLVETKMHCIKLLGDKLTARSFPSQVNEIHARVAVLNKFTEFGRPHTQVVT; from the coding sequence ATGAACAAGCCTACGCCTAAAATTTATCGTACAACCAATTGGTCTTCCTATAATCGGACCTTAATCAACCGAGGAAATATCTCCATTTGGTTTGATCCTAACACTCAGTGGTATGCTCAGCCAAAAGCTAAACACGGTCGAAATCACACCTATTCCGATACCGCTATCCAATGCTGTTTGATGATCAAATCTCTATTTCGCCTATCTTTACGTATGGTCACAGGCTTTGTTCAAAGTCTGATTAAACTCTGTGGATTAGATTGGGCAGCACCAGATTATTCGACCATATGCAGAAGACAAAAGCATATTGATATCGCAATTAGCTATCAGAAAAGTAGTGATGGACTACATCTACTCGTCGATTCTACTGGTCTGAAATTTTTAGGTGAGGGTGAATGGAAACGTAAGAAACATCAGCCTGAATACCGTCGTCAATGGCGCAAACTGCATATTGGTATAGACGCTAAAACCCTACAAATACGGGCTGTTCAGTTAACCACAAACAATGTCAGTGATTCACAAGTACTAGAAGGTTTACTTGCTCAAATCCCCTTGGATGAGAAAATTGATTCTGTCTATACGGATGGTGCTTATGACACAAAGCACTGCCGACAAGTCATTTTAGATCGAGATGCACATGCGGTAATACCACCAAGGAAAAATGCAAAGCCTTGGAAAGATCAAACGCCGAGGTCTATGCAGAGAAATGACTCATTAAATACGATTAATCTTGCGAAGCAGTGCTTCTCAGGAAGAGCCATTTGGAAAAAATGGTCTGGATATCATCAACGAAGCTTGGTAGAAACCAAGATGCATTGCATCAAATTATTAGGCGATAAATTAACAGCAAGGAGTTTCCCTAGTCAGGTGAATGAGATTCATGCACGCGTAGCAGTCTTGAATAAATTCACAGAATTTGGTCGCCCTCATACCCAAGTAGTCACTTAA
- a CDS encoding twin-arginine translocase subunit TatC gives MTESTVSSAQKKLGQFGFYFAELRRNLIHILICFGVIFAALVPYANSIYNVIAIPLKAKLPANAHMIATDITSTFIAPIKLVFFITLILLFPFIFWLCCINLA, from the coding sequence ATGACTGAATCAACCGTTTCCTCGGCACAGAAAAAATTAGGTCAGTTTGGATTTTATTTTGCTGAGTTACGTCGAAATTTAATTCATATTTTAATTTGCTTTGGAGTCATATTTGCAGCTTTAGTACCTTATGCCAATTCAATTTATAATGTGATTGCGATACCGCTAAAAGCTAAGCTTCCTGCAAATGCACATATGATAGCGACAGATATCACCAGTACATTTATCGCTCCAATTAAGCTAGTCTTCTTTATTACCTTAATACTATTATTTCCTTTCATTTTTTGGCTTTGTTGCATAAACCTAGCATAG
- the tatB gene encoding Sec-independent protein translocase protein TatB, with amino-acid sequence MFDVGFGELFFFFIIIIIVVGPDKLPDTIRFTIKSLNKFSQIKSDIKQKFELEIELHQLRDELKEEIQNVKQLETQMQDYFMNLDQQVQKDMKKYYPIESFSISAPFKTQFVITHLMQWSLL; translated from the coding sequence ATGTTTGATGTCGGCTTCGGAGAGTTATTCTTCTTTTTCATTATCATCATTATCGTAGTCGGGCCAGACAAATTACCTGACACGATTCGCTTTACGATAAAATCATTAAATAAATTTAGTCAAATTAAATCTGATATTAAACAGAAATTTGAGCTTGAAATTGAGCTTCATCAACTACGTGATGAGCTTAAAGAAGAAATTCAAAACGTCAAACAGCTTGAAACCCAAATGCAAGACTACTTTATGAACTTAGACCAGCAGGTTCAAAAGGATATGAAAAAGTACTATCCAATTGAGTCTTTCTCAATATCAGCACCCTTCAAAACACAATTTGTGATCACCCACTTAATGCAATGGTCTTTGCTTTAG
- a CDS encoding twin-arginine translocase TatA/TatE family subunit, which translates to MMGLSMGHIVLFAIIILVIFGTAKLKNFGKDVGERLRILKTR; encoded by the coding sequence ATGATGGGTTTATCTATGGGTCATATTGTTCTATTTGCCATTATTATTTTGGTGATTTTTGGTACAGCAAAATTGAAGAATTTTGGAAAAGATGTGGGGGAGCGGTTAAGGATTTTAAAGACGCGGTGA
- a CDS encoding DUF421 domain-containing protein codes for MDFAHIFIHDTSWAFIAEILIRCFFMFSMIILFLRLTGKRGVRQLSIFELTIILSLGSIAGDPMFTQDLPLIQAFIIMSTIILLYRVTTWLMMKYQPFEDLLEGKALYILKDGELLIEDIKKGKYSHDEFFAEMRQQGTEHLGQIRSALLESDGQFSILFYKAEEVRYGLPIYPNACEVQQSVTPQTFYACTNCGHVKMLTQHNECCPRCECNQWFIAINCPRV; via the coding sequence ATGGACTTTGCCCATATTTTTATTCACGATACCAGTTGGGCCTTCATCGCTGAGATACTAATTCGCTGCTTTTTCATGTTCAGCATGATTATTCTTTTTCTGCGATTAACTGGAAAACGCGGTGTTCGTCAGCTGTCCATTTTTGAACTCACCATTATTTTATCGTTGGGCTCGATTGCAGGCGATCCGATGTTCACTCAGGATCTGCCCTTGATTCAAGCCTTTATTATTATGTCGACCATCATTTTACTGTACCGCGTCACCACATGGCTGATGATGAAATATCAACCTTTTGAAGACTTACTCGAAGGTAAAGCGTTGTATATCTTAAAGGATGGTGAACTGCTGATTGAAGATATTAAAAAAGGCAAATATTCACATGACGAATTTTTTGCTGAAATGCGTCAGCAAGGCACTGAACATCTGGGGCAGATTCGTTCTGCACTGTTAGAAAGCGATGGTCAATTTAGTATTTTGTTTTATAAGGCTGAGGAGGTGCGTTATGGACTGCCTATTTACCCAAATGCCTGTGAGGTTCAACAATCTGTCACCCCGCAAACCTTTTATGCGTGTACCAATTGCGGGCATGTCAAAATGTTGACACAGCATAATGAATGCTGCCCGCGCTGCGAATGCAATCAATGGTTTATAGCGATTAATTGCCCGAGGGTTTGA
- a CDS encoding AEC family transporter, with translation MHSILLSLFPLIALIFTGYILKNRQFFSEGFWAGAEKLNYYFLFPAMLFGNLASARIDLDMVNTILLILTVMLSLACTVLYIIRKIYRIPAARFGVYTQSNVRFNTYIGLAIVASLFHQQGMTLFAIILAISIPMVNILSILALTEKEGMDLRSVSLSLLKNPLIMGCVVGVLFNFSGLQLWGGLQTFIQQLAGCSLPLGLMCVGAALQFMALKNDLLPLLINTFSRLLIMPALAYGICKWLNFSSLETQIFVLYFALPTTSASYILTKVLKGDSQLMAGIISLQTLCSALTLPIVLAFVI, from the coding sequence ATGCACAGTATTCTGTTGTCACTTTTTCCGCTGATTGCGCTTATTTTTACGGGCTATATCTTAAAAAATCGACAGTTTTTCTCAGAGGGATTTTGGGCGGGTGCTGAGAAGTTAAATTATTATTTTTTATTTCCCGCGATGCTGTTTGGAAATTTAGCTTCGGCACGCATTGATTTAGACATGGTCAATACGATTTTGCTGATACTTACCGTCATGCTGAGCCTTGCTTGTACAGTGCTTTATATCATTCGAAAAATATACCGCATTCCTGCTGCACGTTTTGGGGTCTATACCCAAAGTAATGTCCGTTTTAACACCTATATTGGCTTAGCAATTGTCGCGTCATTATTTCATCAGCAAGGCATGACGCTGTTCGCCATTATTTTGGCCATCAGTATTCCGATGGTGAATATTTTATCTATTTTGGCATTGACCGAAAAAGAGGGGATGGATTTACGTAGCGTGAGCTTATCTTTGCTTAAAAATCCATTGATTATGGGCTGTGTAGTCGGGGTATTGTTTAATTTTTCCGGCTTACAGCTTTGGGGCGGTTTGCAGACTTTTATTCAACAGCTTGCCGGGTGCAGCTTACCGCTAGGCTTGATGTGTGTCGGCGCAGCACTACAATTTATGGCATTGAAAAATGATCTCTTACCACTCTTGATCAACACTTTTTCTCGTTTACTGATCATGCCAGCCTTAGCCTATGGCATATGCAAATGGCTGAATTTCTCAAGCCTAGAGACGCAGATTTTTGTCTTGTATTTTGCTCTGCCCACGACATCAGCTTCGTATATTTTAACCAAAGTGCTTAAAGGGGACAGTCAATTAATGGCAGGGATTATTAGCTTACAAACCTTATGCTCCGCATTGACCTTGCCCATTGTTTTGGCATTTGTTATCTAA
- a CDS encoding ammonium transporter — MQNVDLLFLLLGAILVLAMHAGFAFLELGTVRHKNQVNALSKILTDFSISAIAYFFIGYYIAYGEHFFHSSSILAEEHGYNLMRCFFLLTFAAAIPAIISGGIAERAKMRSQAIATLFLVALIYPFFEGIAWNGNLGLQKWLSESFGASFHDFAGSVVVHTMGGWIAFAAVILLGARHGRYKKDGRVSAHPPSSIPFLALGSWILIVGWFGFNVMSAQRLDAISGLVAMNSLMAMVGGTLAANFFGQEDPGFLHNGPLAGLVAICAGSDIVHPLGAMVIGAIAGFIFVKLFTYTQNKLKVDDVLGVWPLHGVCGAFGGIAVGIFGQQGLGGLGGVSMISQLIGTFLAIAVALAGGFLVYGLLKMTMGIRLTQEEEYRGADLSIHKVSANSEDAMF; from the coding sequence ATGCAAAACGTAGATCTGTTGTTCCTTCTTTTAGGTGCCATTTTGGTTCTTGCCATGCATGCAGGTTTTGCATTTCTTGAACTCGGCACGGTTCGTCATAAGAATCAAGTAAATGCTTTAAGTAAAATTTTAACGGATTTTTCCATTTCGGCCATCGCTTACTTTTTTATTGGCTATTACATCGCTTACGGTGAACATTTCTTTCATAGCAGTAGTATTTTGGCAGAAGAACACGGTTACAACTTGATGCGCTGTTTCTTCTTGCTGACTTTTGCTGCAGCTATTCCCGCTATTATTTCTGGCGGTATTGCTGAGCGTGCCAAAATGCGCTCTCAAGCGATTGCCACTTTATTTTTGGTCGCTTTGATTTATCCTTTTTTTGAAGGCATAGCATGGAATGGAAACCTAGGGCTACAAAAATGGTTAAGTGAAAGCTTTGGTGCAAGCTTTCATGACTTTGCAGGTTCTGTCGTGGTGCATACTATGGGTGGATGGATTGCATTTGCTGCAGTCATCTTGCTGGGTGCACGCCATGGACGTTACAAAAAAGATGGACGTGTCAGCGCACATCCGCCTTCTTCGATTCCGTTTTTGGCTTTAGGTTCTTGGATTTTAATTGTCGGTTGGTTTGGCTTTAATGTCATGAGCGCACAGCGCCTAGATGCTATTTCCGGTTTGGTGGCTATGAATTCACTGATGGCCATGGTGGGTGGAACGTTGGCAGCCAATTTCTTTGGTCAAGAAGACCCAGGTTTTTTACACAATGGTCCTCTCGCAGGCTTGGTCGCGATCTGCGCAGGCTCCGATATTGTGCATCCGCTTGGGGCAATGGTCATTGGTGCAATTGCAGGTTTTATTTTTGTGAAACTTTTTACCTATACACAAAATAAACTCAAAGTCGATGACGTTCTGGGCGTTTGGCCTCTGCACGGCGTTTGTGGCGCATTTGGCGGGATTGCAGTGGGAATATTTGGTCAACAAGGATTAGGAGGCTTAGGCGGTGTCTCAATGATATCCCAGCTTATTGGTACATTTTTAGCGATTGCGGTGGCATTGGCAGGAGGCTTCTTGGTGTATGGTCTACTCAAAATGACCATGGGCATTCGTCTAACTCAAGAAGAAGAATATCGAGGGGCAGACTTATCGATTCATAAAGTCTCTGCCAACTCAGAAGATGCGATGTTTTAA
- a CDS encoding HAD family hydrolase → MTIQAVLFDLDNTLTHRDQSVQAFSRHLLKSFTSQLNHQNDAEDALKTIDIIRRIDNGGYPKKEYLTHPSIAASVAHALIQELKWDVPPSLATLTEFWFEQFGLSAVAMPGAGSLLKQLKQRDYKLAVISNGGHATRLKILEGLGFRHYFDDVFSSESVGIAKPKAEIFLHSCAQIKTVPQQSLYVGDHPINDYQGATQAGLQALLLNGFHPMNQTQAENLKVIQHLDEVMHYLD, encoded by the coding sequence ATGACCATACAAGCGGTGCTTTTTGACTTGGACAATACCTTGACGCATCGCGACCAGAGTGTACAAGCATTTAGCCGTCATTTACTGAAATCATTTACGTCACAGCTCAATCATCAAAATGATGCAGAGGATGCGTTAAAAACCATAGACATCATTCGAAGAATCGATAATGGCGGTTATCCTAAAAAAGAATATTTGACGCATCCGAGTATCGCAGCATCCGTGGCTCATGCCCTAATTCAGGAACTCAAGTGGGATGTGCCGCCATCTCTAGCAACTTTAACGGAGTTTTGGTTTGAGCAATTCGGTTTGTCTGCCGTGGCTATGCCAGGTGCGGGCAGTTTGCTTAAACAGTTAAAACAGCGTGACTATAAGTTGGCGGTGATTTCAAATGGTGGACATGCCACGCGCTTAAAAATTCTTGAAGGGCTTGGTTTTAGACATTATTTTGATGACGTTTTTAGCTCGGAGTCCGTCGGTATTGCGAAACCGAAAGCCGAAATTTTTCTGCATAGCTGTGCTCAAATTAAAACTGTGCCACAGCAGAGTTTGTATGTAGGCGATCATCCGATCAATGATTATCAAGGTGCGACACAAGCGGGCTTACAGGCATTACTGTTAAATGGATTTCACCCAATGAATCAGACACAGGCTGAGAATTTAAAGGTCATTCAGCATTTAGACGAAGTCATGCATTATTTAGACTGA
- a CDS encoding MFS transporter, with protein MFKVPHTYVLLFSLYWAQGLPVGFMSHALPVILRAQGVSLTHIGGFGLLMAPWAIKVLWAPWVDRYGSQAFGHYRTWIIPTQILTVTILIVLSFLPIQSLNHPQYLLAFFIALLCMNSVGATQDIATDGLAVNILKGNQQHVGNMFQVIGSRLGFIVGGGAILWALDFLNWQSTFLILAIIVILNTLPILFYREPIHQNMADLKLLDQTSLNQNKISRSIRQYLQYFFQSKRMWAWLLVLCSIKVTDGLSGPILKPLLVDLGLSLSQIGVYITMLGAFAALVGAGLAGIVLKYMQRSLALILFSILKLGSLVGFMWLASLYTRQQPIALGLIYLINALEDMFSAMLLVVILTLVMQYSRKQHAGTDFTFQVSLMAMVSGVLYTLSGIVGDALGYQYYLMAIVIIGAVLLLPLIFWQQQEKRVSHSE; from the coding sequence ATGTTTAAAGTCCCGCACACCTACGTGTTGTTATTTTCTTTGTACTGGGCACAAGGGCTACCTGTCGGCTTTATGAGCCATGCATTGCCTGTGATTTTACGGGCGCAGGGTGTATCTCTGACGCATATTGGTGGCTTTGGATTGCTTATGGCGCCGTGGGCGATCAAAGTACTTTGGGCACCGTGGGTCGATCGATATGGTAGTCAGGCTTTTGGGCATTACCGTACATGGATAATTCCGACACAAATATTGACTGTGACGATTCTGATCGTCTTGTCTTTTTTACCCATTCAATCTTTAAATCATCCTCAATATTTATTGGCATTTTTTATTGCCTTGCTGTGTATGAATAGCGTGGGAGCAACGCAAGATATTGCCACTGACGGACTTGCGGTCAATATTCTTAAAGGTAATCAGCAGCATGTGGGCAATATGTTTCAAGTGATCGGTTCTCGCTTGGGTTTCATTGTCGGTGGCGGTGCAATACTTTGGGCTTTGGATTTTTTAAACTGGCAAAGTACATTTTTGATTTTGGCTATCATTGTAATTCTCAATACTCTACCGATTTTGTTTTATCGTGAGCCTATACATCAAAACATGGCAGATTTAAAATTGTTGGATCAAACAAGTCTAAATCAAAATAAAATAAGCCGTTCAATACGCCAATATTTACAGTATTTTTTTCAATCCAAACGCATGTGGGCTTGGCTTTTGGTGCTGTGTAGTATCAAAGTGACAGATGGGCTGTCAGGTCCGATTTTAAAACCCTTGTTGGTTGATTTAGGTTTAAGTCTTTCACAAATCGGGGTGTATATCACCATGCTCGGTGCGTTTGCAGCCTTAGTGGGTGCTGGACTTGCTGGAATTGTTTTGAAATACATGCAGCGAAGTTTAGCGCTTATTTTATTTTCAATCTTAAAATTGGGGAGCCTAGTCGGTTTCATGTGGCTAGCAAGTTTATATACCCGACAACAGCCCATCGCACTTGGGCTGATTTATCTGATCAATGCCTTAGAAGATATGTTTTCTGCCATGTTATTGGTGGTGATTCTAACGTTGGTGATGCAATACAGTCGTAAGCAACATGCAGGCACGGATTTTACTTTTCAAGTCTCTTTGATGGCGATGGTGAGCGGGGTTTTATATACGCTCAGCGGAATTGTGGGGGATGCTTTGGGTTATCAGTACTATTTAATGGCAATTGTGATCATCGGCGCAGTGTTACTGTTACCTTTAATCTTTTGGCAGCAACAAGAAAAAAGGGTATCACACTCCGAATAG
- a CDS encoding lysophospholipid acyltransferase family protein — MNNNFPILPDQAPHRGSLLSRQFFKRLYLAQGWRFEGEFPNLPKAVAIISPHTSNYDGLYAFMAMLGLGIRVTIFGKDSLFKPPFDKFLSWCGVIPVKRDSPHGLTQQIIEVVKNHEKIWIAMAPEGTRKNAEHIRTGFYHIAIGAHIPIVMFAFDYDHKIIRCLGVMHPTGDYEQDLNKILALYKGHFSPKNLDRLAKPLKNLL; from the coding sequence ATGAATAATAATTTTCCCATTTTACCTGATCAGGCACCGCATCGTGGCTCTTTATTGAGTCGTCAATTTTTCAAACGCCTATATTTGGCACAAGGCTGGCGCTTCGAAGGTGAATTTCCTAATCTGCCCAAAGCAGTTGCGATCATTTCACCTCATACCTCTAACTACGATGGTTTATATGCTTTTATGGCGATGTTAGGTTTAGGCATTCGTGTGACTATTTTTGGAAAAGACAGTTTATTTAAACCGCCTTTTGACAAATTTTTATCTTGGTGTGGTGTGATTCCAGTGAAACGTGATTCGCCGCATGGCCTGACACAACAAATTATTGAAGTGGTCAAAAACCATGAGAAAATTTGGATTGCCATGGCGCCTGAAGGTACACGTAAAAACGCTGAGCATATTCGTACGGGGTTTTATCACATTGCAATCGGTGCCCATATTCCAATTGTGATGTTCGCCTTTGATTATGACCATAAAATCATACGTTGCTTGGGTGTCATGCATCCAACGGGAGACTATGAACAGGATTTAAATAAAATTTTAGCGCTTTATAAAGGTCATTTTTCACCGAAAAACTTAGATCGACTGGCTAAACCACTGAAAAATCTTTTGTAA
- a CDS encoding patatin-like phospholipase family protein has translation MGFVSLLALSLAGCDKASKTPTQTTTLKAREPVIAIALGGGGAKGFAHIGVLKVLESHGIKPKIVTGTSAGSFVGSIYASGKTPFQLQQIALQLKESDIRDLTLNRQGVVLGQKLQDYVNRQIANKPIEQFPIRFAAVATRLDNGKRADFIKGNAGQAVRASCSIPNVFVPTTIGGTKYVDGGLVSPIPVQTAQDMGADIVIAVDISARPVEGKSLSMFGLLDQTINIMGQQSINNELNRANVVIQPKVGHLGTLDLKASNQSILEGEKAAQLKIKSIDAAIANFKKSPAAFKPAPRPRF, from the coding sequence ATGGGTTTTGTCAGCTTGCTCGCATTAAGTCTTGCGGGTTGTGACAAAGCCAGCAAAACGCCGACTCAAACCACCACGCTCAAAGCGCGTGAACCTGTGATTGCTATTGCCTTAGGGGGTGGTGGTGCCAAAGGTTTTGCACACATTGGCGTTCTTAAAGTCCTTGAATCGCATGGGATTAAACCGAAAATTGTCACAGGCACCAGCGCTGGCAGTTTTGTCGGCAGTATCTATGCCAGTGGTAAAACGCCCTTTCAATTACAGCAAATTGCACTACAGCTTAAAGAGTCCGATATTCGGGATTTAACCTTAAACCGCCAAGGTGTGGTCCTTGGGCAAAAACTACAAGATTATGTCAACCGTCAAATTGCCAATAAACCGATTGAGCAATTCCCGATTCGTTTTGCAGCCGTTGCTACACGTTTAGATAATGGTAAACGCGCTGACTTTATTAAAGGTAATGCAGGACAAGCGGTTCGTGCTTCTTGCAGTATTCCCAATGTCTTTGTTCCAACCACGATTGGGGGGACGAAATATGTGGATGGTGGCTTGGTCAGTCCTATTCCAGTACAAACTGCTCAAGATATGGGTGCAGATATTGTGATTGCGGTGGATATTTCCGCACGTCCTGTTGAAGGCAAATCCTTAAGCATGTTTGGTTTGCTCGATCAGACCATTAATATTATGGGTCAACAAAGCATAAACAATGAATTGAACCGCGCCAATGTGGTGATTCAGCCCAAAGTTGGACACCTCGGTACACTAGACTTAAAAGCCAGCAATCAATCGATTTTAGAAGGTGAAAAAGCGGCTCAACTAAAAATTAAGTCTATTGACGCTGCCATTGCCAATTTTAAAAAATCGCCTGCGGCCTTTAAGCCTGCTCCGCGTCCACGCTTCTAA
- a CDS encoding NfeD family protein, translating to MNFIFEPWHWFVLGILLILSELILPAFAALWFGVAAVVVSILLWVFPEMGLALQLLCWIALSISCTLLWFKFIKPLSIDKTKAGLPREATIGQTGMVIQVGLDAELIRVRFSLPVLGSDEWNCRSSSPVSVGDRVRVVDILGNELLVQPHNNAPSPL from the coding sequence ATGAATTTTATATTTGAGCCATGGCATTGGTTTGTACTCGGCATATTGCTTATTTTGTCCGAATTGATCTTGCCTGCGTTTGCTGCACTGTGGTTTGGTGTAGCAGCCGTGGTGGTGAGTATTCTGTTGTGGGTTTTCCCAGAGATGGGTTTAGCTTTGCAACTGCTGTGCTGGATTGCCTTGTCTATCTCATGCACATTACTTTGGTTTAAGTTTATTAAACCCTTGTCCATTGATAAAACTAAAGCAGGTCTTCCTCGTGAGGCCACCATCGGGCAAACCGGTATGGTGATCCAGGTCGGACTAGATGCCGAACTGATTCGGGTGCGTTTTTCACTGCCTGTATTGGGTTCAGATGAATGGAACTGTCGTTCTTCATCCCCTGTGAGTGTTGGAGACCGTGTTCGTGTGGTGGATATTCTGGGGAATGAGCTGTTGGTACAGCCGCATAATAATGCACCTTCACCACTTTAA
- a CDS encoding SPFH domain-containing protein produces MSGSIIAFAILIFVGITIFKGVRIVPQGYNWIVQRLGKYESTLSPGLNFVIPYVDEVAYKVTTKDIVLDIPSQEVITRDNAVLLMNAVAYINITMPVKAVYGIENYIWAIQNLVQTSLRSIVGEMDLDDALSSRDHIKAKLKAAISDDISDWGITLKTVEIQDIQPSSTMQSAMEAQAAAERQRRATVTRADGEKQAAILEAEGRLEASRRDAEAQVVLAEASEKAINMVTNAVGDKEVPVAYLLGEQYVKAMQEMAKSNNAKTVVLPADIMNTIRGVMGRNPS; encoded by the coding sequence ATGTCTGGTTCAATTATTGCGTTCGCTATTTTAATCTTTGTCGGTATCACCATTTTCAAAGGTGTTCGTATTGTTCCGCAAGGCTATAACTGGATTGTGCAACGTTTGGGTAAATACGAAAGCACTTTAAGTCCGGGTTTAAACTTTGTGATTCCCTATGTCGATGAAGTGGCTTATAAAGTAACGACCAAAGACATTGTTTTAGATATCCCATCTCAAGAAGTAATTACACGTGATAACGCTGTTTTGCTGATGAATGCGGTGGCATACATTAATATCACCATGCCTGTAAAAGCGGTTTATGGTATTGAAAATTATATTTGGGCGATTCAAAATTTAGTACAAACCTCACTGCGCTCGATCGTGGGTGAAATGGATCTAGATGATGCGTTGTCTTCACGTGATCACATTAAAGCCAAACTTAAAGCCGCCATTTCAGATGACATTTCAGATTGGGGCATTACCTTAAAAACAGTTGAAATTCAAGATATTCAACCATCAAGCACCATGCAATCTGCAATGGAAGCACAAGCAGCCGCTGAACGTCAACGCCGTGCAACAGTAACCCGTGCAGATGGTGAGAAACAAGCAGCCATTTTGGAAGCAGAAGGTCGTTTAGAAGCCTCTCGTCGTGATGCTGAAGCACAAGTGGTCTTAGCTGAAGCGTCTGAAAAAGCCATCAACATGGTCACCAATGCAGTGGGCGACAAAGAAGTACCTGTTGCTTATCTTTTGGGTGAGCAATACGTGAAAGCGATGCAAGAAATGGCCAAGTCGAATAATGCGAAAACTGTGGTTCTTCCTGCGGACATTATGAACACGATTCGTGGTGTGATGGGTCGTAATCCATCTTAA